DNA from Acuticoccus sediminis:
AACGGCGGCGTCAGGAAGGACGTCTGGAGGTTCAGCGCCACGAGGATCGCGAACCAGTAGATCATCTGCGCGGACGTGACGTGGTCGCCGAGGTCCATCACCTTCACCACCGGCGCGAAGATGGGCAGCATGATGAGCGTGATCTCGATCCAGTCGAAGAAGAAGCCCATCACGAAGATCATTCCCATCATCGCGATGAGGAGACCCCAGTCGCCGAACGGCAGCGCCCGCGCGGTCTCGACGATGAAGTGCTCCCCGCCGACGATGCGGAAAATGTAGGAGAAGGCCGTCGCGCCGACGAAGATGAAGAACAGCATCGCGAGCTGGCGGATCGACCCGTCCATCGACTCGTTGAGCGTGGTCCAGTTGATCCGCCCGCGCAGCAGGCCGAGGACCAGCGCGGCGAGGACGCCGACGCCCGACGCCTCCGTCGGCGTCGCGATGCCACCGAGGATCGAGCCCAGCACGGCGACGATGAGGATGAGCGGCGCGACCACCGACTTCACCGTCTCGAGCCACAACCCCTTGCGGTCCTCCGCCGTCTCGGCGGGCGCGGCGGGCGCGAGCTTCGGCTGCAGCGCGCTGCGGCCGACGATGTAGACGACGTAGGCCGCCGACAGGAGGAGGCCCGGCAGGAGCGCCGCGACGAAGAGGTGGCCGAGCGAGACCGACAGCAGGTCGCCCATGAAGACCAGCATGATCGATGGCGGGATCAGGATGCCGAGCGTGCCCGCCGAGGCGACGGTGCCGGCCGCGAGCCCCTTGTCGTAGCCGCGCTCGACCATCGTCGGGAGCGCC
Protein-coding regions in this window:
- a CDS encoding TRAP transporter large permease, whose protein sequence is MTQMIADALPGAMFLALIVTLFSGAPVAIMLMGVSLTFGLLAIAVGEMRVVQATLIPNRIFSGTIDNAVLVAAPMFIFMGIIMEKTRLAEDLLLTLQRLMRAVPGGLALAVVLMGTVLAAATGIIGASVVMLTVLALPTMVERGYDKGLAAGTVASAGTLGILIPPSIMLVFMGDLLSVSLGHLFVAALLPGLLLSAAYVVYIVGRSALQPKLAPAAPAETAEDRKGLWLETVKSVVAPLILIVAVLGSILGGIATPTEASGVGVLAALVLGLLRGRINWTTLNESMDGSIRQLAMLFFIFVGATAFSYIFRIVGGEHFIVETARALPFGDWGLLIAMMGMIFVMGFFFDWIEITLIMLPIFAPVVKVMDLGDHVTSAQMIYWFAILVALNLQTSFLTPPFGFALFYLKGAAGKTITMADVYRGIVPFVLVQLVVLGLCIAFPEIVLWLPENVMQ